A single genomic interval of Trachemys scripta elegans isolate TJP31775 chromosome 3, CAS_Tse_1.0, whole genome shotgun sequence harbors:
- the NAPB gene encoding beta-soluble NSF attachment protein isoform X2 has translation MLQEMHFVRQPSSICNYRVNMMQPLVLWMLGMLTKRQIHKGRFTIAAKHHITIAEIYETELVDIEKAIAHYEQAADYYKGEESNSSANRCLLKVAAYAAQLEQYQKAIEIYEQVGTNTMDNPLLKYSAKEYFFKAALCHFIVDELNAKLALEKYEEMFPAFTDSRECKLVKKLLEAHEDQNCEAYTEAVKEFDSISRLDQWLTTMLLRIKKSLQGDGDGDLK, from the exons ATG CTGCAGGAAATGCATTTTGTCAGGCAGCCAAGCTCCATATGCAACTACAGAGTAAACATGATGCAGCCATTGGTTTTGTGGATGCTGGGAATGCTTACAAAAAGGCAGATCCACAAG GGCCGATTTACGATTGCAGCCAAGCATCACATCACCATTGCAGAGATTTATGAGACCGAGCTGGTAGATATTGAAAAG GCAATTGCACATTATGAACAAGCTGCAGATTACTACAAAGGAGAAGAATCCAACAG TTCAGCTAACAGGTGTCTGCTGAAGGTGGCTGCATATGCTGCTCAATTAGAGCAGTACCAGAAGGCAATTGAAATCTACGAGCAG GTTGGAACAAATACCATGGATAATCCTTTGCTCAAGTACAGTGCAAAAGAGTATTTCTTTAAAGCTGCTCTCTGCCACTTCATTGTGGATGAGCTGAATGCTAAG CTTGCTCTTGAGAAGTATGAAGAAATGTTCCCAGCATTCACAGATTCGCGAGAGTGCAAGCTAGTGAAA AAACTGCTGGAAGCCCATGAGGACCAAAACTGTGAAGCGTACACTGAGGCA GTTAAGGAATTTGATTCCATATCTCGCTTGGATCAGTGGCTTACGACTATGTTGCTTCGCATCAAAAAATCACTTCAAGGAGATGGTGACGGAGACCTAAAGTGA